A single Capricornis sumatraensis isolate serow.1 chromosome 20, serow.2, whole genome shotgun sequence DNA region contains:
- the LOC138096211 gene encoding zinc finger protein 160-like, which translates to MALSQERLTSEDVAIEFTQEEWEFLDPAQRALYRDVMLETYRNLLSLDISPTHVIKHLQPKVNSGKQETFQTLMLGSPESCEIKHFHLWESQENMCDFEYQGRDDKRNYKGTPVSLNGNVPDGRDSHDRKDADIKPFGKRFGFNFQDKLQILQTGGIISEYNEVKSSVNNSFSFSPLHRIPPCVQTSVSNIYGNDFMNPSGITQELKAQREKPYKCDECGKAFRLKSTLLSHQTVHTGEKPYKCDECGKAFCVKSTLLSHQTVHTGEKPYRCDECGKAFRLKSSLVSHQTVHTGEKPYRCDECGKAFRLKSNLLNHQTVHTGEKPYKCDQCGKAFPLKPTLLRHQTTVHTGEKPYKCDECGKAFPVKSTLIKHQTIHTGEKPYKCDECGSAFRLKSILLKHQTIHTGEKPYKCDECGKAFPVKSTLLMHQKVHTGEKPYKCDECGKVFGRKPHLQRHRRIHTGESPFRCNKCGKFFSRNSHLQKHQRIHIEKPFKCDECGKVFGQKSHLQHHWRIHAGERPFRCNECGKFFSRNSHLKRHRRIHIEKPFKCFKCGKSFTQVSGLTKHQKIHT; encoded by the exons ATATTTCTCCTACACATGTGATCAAGCATTTACAACCCAAAGTGAACAGTGGTAAACAAGAAACATTccaaacactgatgctgggaagccctgaaagctGTGAAATCAAACATTTTCATCTTTGGGAAAGTCAGGAAAATATGTGTGACTTTGAGTATCAGGGGAGAGATGACAAAAGAAATTACAAAGGGACACCTGTAAGCCTTAATGGAAATGTGCCTGATGGAAGAGATTCACATGATAGAAAGGATGCAGACATCAAACCCTTTGGAAAGAGGTTTGGATTTAACTTTCAGGATAAACTGCAGATACTTCAAACTGGTGGAATAATTTCTGAATATAATGAAGTTAAGAGTTCTGTCAACAACAGTTTCTCATTTTCACCACTTCACAGAATTCCTCCTTGTGTCCAAACCAGTGTTTCTAATATATATGGGAATGATTTTATGAATCCTTCAGGAATAACACAAGAACTCAAAGCACAGAGGgaaaaaccttacaaatgtgatgagtgtggcaag GCCTTTCGCCTAAAGTCAacccttttaagtcatcagacagttcatactggagagaaaccttacaaatgtgatgagtgcgGCAAGGCCTTTTGTGTAAAGTCAacccttttaagtcatcagacagttcatactggtgagaaaccttacagatgtgatgagtgtggcaaggcctttcgtcTAAAGTCAAGTCTTGtaagtcatcagacagttcatactggagagaaaccttacagatgtgatgagtgtggcaaggcctttcgtcTAAAGTCAAACCTTTTAaatcatcagacagttcatactggtgagaaaccttacaaatgtgatcagtgtggcaaggcctttcctCTAAAGCCAACCCTTTTAAGGCATCAGAcaacagttcatactggagagaaaccttacaaatgtgatgagtgtggtaAGGCTTTTCCTGTAAAGTCAACCCTTATAAAGCATCAGAcaattcatactggtgagaaaccttacaaatgtgatgagtgtggcagtGCCTTTCGTCTAAAGTCAATCCTTTTAAAGCATCAGacaattcatactggagagaaaccttacaagtgtgatgagtgtggcaaggcctttcctGTAAAGTCAACCCTTTTAATGCATCAGAAAGtccatactggtgagaaaccttacaaatgtgatgagtgcgGGAAAGTCTTTGGTCGAAAACCTCATCTTCAACGTCAcaggagaattcatactggagagagtcCTTTCAGATGTAATAAGTGTGGCAAGTTCTTCAGTCGAAATTCACACCTTCAAAAACATCAGAGAATACATATAGAGAAACCTttcaaatgtgatgagtgtggaaaAGTCTTTGGTCAAAAATCACATCTTCAACATCACTGGAGAATTCATGCTGGAGAGAGACCTTTCAGATGTAATGAGTGTGGCAAGTTCTTCAGTCGAAATTCACACCTTAAAAGACATCGGAGAATACACATAGAGAAACCTTTCAAATGTTTCAAGTGTGGAAAATCCTTTACTCAGGTCTCAGGACTCACTAAACATCAGAAAATCCATACATGA